In Gemmatimonadetes bacterium T265, one DNA window encodes the following:
- a CDS encoding glycosyl transferase family 1 has product MIVSHGEELCVPAPGWSVAVVHNRYLQPGGEDAAVAVDVALLEARGHPVARYDVDNRAIAAMTAAAAARAAVWNPDVRHDLGALLARERPAVAHFHNTFPLVSPAAYAAARDAGVAVVQSLHNYRLLCPNAVLFRDGRVCEDCLTRRVKWPGVAHACYRDSRPASAATAGMLAVHWTAGTYERAVDVYVAHTEFARRKFVEGGLPADRIMVRPSFVGDDPGAGRHDAGYALFVGRLSPEKGLGTLLGAWHRLAEPRPLKIVGSGPLESTLDRTVPGVEFLGARPRADVLALMRDAAFLVFPSECYENFPMALAEAFATGLPVVAAGHGAAAEIIEHGRTGRHFVPGDVDALARAAEWAFDHPCERLNMGAAARREFEARYTADHAYARLMDIYERATARAAERR; this is encoded by the coding sequence ATGATCGTTTCCCACGGCGAAGAGCTGTGCGTGCCGGCGCCGGGGTGGAGCGTGGCCGTCGTCCACAACCGCTACCTCCAACCCGGCGGCGAGGACGCCGCCGTGGCCGTCGACGTCGCGCTCCTCGAAGCGCGCGGCCACCCGGTCGCCCGCTACGACGTCGACAACCGCGCGATCGCCGCGATGACCGCTGCCGCCGCCGCCCGCGCCGCCGTGTGGAACCCCGACGTTAGGCACGATCTCGGCGCCCTGCTCGCCCGCGAGCGCCCCGCGGTCGCGCACTTCCACAACACCTTCCCGCTCGTCTCCCCCGCCGCCTACGCCGCCGCGCGCGATGCGGGCGTCGCGGTCGTGCAGTCGCTCCACAACTACCGCCTGCTCTGCCCCAACGCCGTCCTCTTCCGCGACGGCCGCGTCTGCGAGGACTGCCTCACGCGCCGCGTGAAGTGGCCGGGCGTCGCGCACGCGTGCTACCGCGACAGCCGCCCCGCGTCGGCCGCGACCGCCGGGATGCTCGCGGTCCACTGGACGGCCGGCACGTACGAGCGCGCGGTCGACGTGTACGTCGCGCACACCGAGTTCGCGCGGCGCAAGTTCGTCGAAGGCGGCCTGCCTGCGGACCGCATCATGGTGCGCCCGAGCTTCGTCGGCGACGACCCGGGCGCCGGGCGCCACGACGCCGGGTACGCGCTGTTCGTCGGCCGCCTCTCGCCCGAGAAGGGGTTAGGCACCCTGCTCGGCGCCTGGCACAGACTCGCCGAGCCGCGGCCGCTGAAGATCGTCGGCTCGGGGCCGCTCGAGTCCACGCTCGACCGCACCGTCCCCGGCGTGGAGTTCCTCGGCGCGCGCCCCCGGGCCGACGTCCTCGCCCTCATGCGCGACGCGGCGTTCCTCGTCTTCCCGTCCGAGTGCTACGAGAACTTCCCGATGGCGCTCGCGGAGGCGTTCGCGACCGGGCTGCCCGTCGTGGCCGCCGGGCACGGCGCCGCGGCGGAGATCATCGAGCACGGGCGCACGGGGCGCCACTTCGTGCCGGGCGACGTCGACGCGCTCGCCCGGGCCGCGGAGTGGGCCTTCGACCACCCGTGCGAGCGCCTGAACATGGGCGCGGCCGCGAGGCGCGAGTTCGAGGCCCGCTATACGGCCGACCACGCCTACGCGCGGCTGATGGACATCTACGAGCGCGCGACGGCGCGCGCGGCGGAGCGGCGGTGA
- a CDS encoding glycosyl transferase — MTDADSVPGDAACVVIPAYNAARYLGEAARSALAQTHAALELVVVDDGSTDDTLAVARALDDRRVRVLHVPNGGRARARNLGVAAARPSAYVAFLDADDVWDADKLATQLAWLAAHPDAAGVGSFMRYISSTGRVLGETGQEIDDAAHALVARAELAPFPVSSCLVVRRAAFDTLGGFDPALREAEDLEFMARLARLGRVRCVPRVLGSYRIHPESAMARRRLLVNQYARFVRQRLGVRDAGGELTWEAFAAAYRPGWRERWRDRAEVWYRSAALWHGEGRRWRALRFGALAAAAAPWYTLRRVYRQRFARVGLRNG; from the coding sequence GTGACGGACGCGGACAGCGTGCCGGGCGACGCGGCGTGCGTCGTCATCCCCGCCTACAACGCGGCGCGCTACCTCGGCGAGGCGGCGCGCTCGGCGCTCGCGCAGACGCACGCCGCGCTGGAGCTCGTCGTCGTCGACGACGGGTCCACGGACGACACCCTCGCGGTCGCGCGCGCGCTCGACGACCGCCGCGTGCGCGTTCTCCATGTGCCTAACGGTGGCCGCGCGCGGGCGCGGAACCTCGGCGTCGCCGCGGCGCGCCCGTCGGCGTACGTCGCCTTCCTCGACGCGGACGACGTGTGGGACGCGGACAAGCTCGCGACGCAGCTCGCCTGGCTCGCGGCGCACCCCGACGCGGCGGGCGTCGGCTCGTTCATGCGCTACATCTCGTCCACCGGCCGCGTGCTCGGCGAGACGGGGCAGGAGATCGACGACGCGGCGCACGCGCTCGTTGCGCGCGCGGAGCTCGCGCCCTTCCCCGTGTCGTCGTGCCTCGTGGTGCGGCGTGCGGCGTTCGACACACTCGGCGGGTTCGACCCCGCGCTGCGCGAGGCGGAGGACCTCGAGTTCATGGCCCGGCTGGCGCGCCTGGGTCGCGTGCGCTGCGTGCCGCGCGTGCTCGGCTCCTACCGCATCCACCCCGAGAGCGCGATGGCGCGCCGGCGGCTGCTGGTGAACCAGTACGCGCGCTTCGTCCGGCAACGGCTCGGCGTGCGGGACGCCGGGGGCGAGCTGACCTGGGAGGCGTTCGCGGCGGCCTACCGCCCCGGCTGGCGCGAGCGGTGGCGCGACCGCGCCGAGGTGTGGTACCGCTCGGCCGCGCTCTGGCACGGCGAGGGGCGGCGGTGGCGCGCGCTGCGGTTCGGGGCGCTCGCGGCGGCGGCGGCGCCGTGGTACACGCTGCGCCGCGTGTACCGGCAGCGGTTCGCGCGCGTCGGCCTGCGGAACGGTTGA
- a CDS encoding N-acetyltransferase, which yields MPAPLPPGVALRPATAADVPLILALVRELAEYERARDECHATEAALAASLFGARPQAEVVIAEVDGAPQGFALWFHNYSTWEARRGLYLEDLFVRPAARGRGVGRALLEYLAGVAVARGCGRFEWSVLDWNAPAIGFYEAIGARMMTEWRIMRVDGDALPRLAGGGPRAPRQALR from the coding sequence ATGCCTGCCCCCCTTCCCCCCGGCGTTGCTCTCCGGCCCGCGACCGCGGCCGATGTCCCACTTATTCTCGCGCTCGTGCGGGAGTTGGCCGAGTACGAGCGCGCGCGCGACGAGTGCCACGCGACCGAGGCGGCGCTCGCGGCGAGCCTGTTCGGCGCGCGGCCGCAGGCGGAGGTGGTGATCGCGGAGGTCGACGGCGCGCCGCAGGGGTTCGCGCTCTGGTTCCACAACTACTCGACGTGGGAGGCGCGGCGCGGGCTGTACCTCGAGGACCTCTTCGTGCGGCCCGCCGCGCGCGGGCGCGGGGTCGGGCGGGCGCTGCTGGAGTACCTCGCGGGCGTGGCCGTCGCGCGCGGCTGCGGGCGGTTCGAGTGGAGCGTGCTCGACTGGAACGCGCCCGCGATCGGGTTCTACGAGGCGATCGGCGCGCGCATGATGACCGAGTGGCGGATCATGCGTGTGGACGGGGACGCGCTCCCGCGGCTCGCGGGGGGCGGGCCGCGCGCGCCGCGTCAGGCGCTTCGCTAG